Genomic DNA from Gimesia aquarii:
TTGATGGGGTTTGGGTTGATGTCATCAGCGAAGGGCCATTTATTCAACCGGGAACCGAAGTCATTGTATCAAAAATCAATGGCAATGAAGTGATCGTACGTGAAGTGGTTTAAGGAGTGTTGCTGTTTTTTCCCAGTTAGGATTCAAATCTCAGGGAGAGTGTCTGAATGTGCATTGTCCTTGAGTTTTGAAAGCATTTTACCTAACTGGTTCAAATCAGAGAGGTTTTCGTAATCAAAGTAGCGTATCCATTGAATAATTTCTTCAAATTGCTACATTAAGTACCTTTAAGCCCTGAAAGCTAGCGTAATAGCTTTGTTTTCTCTCGCCATTATCCCGTCGGATAAAGTCAAAACACGGAATGTAATGGCTGTCTTTGCATTGGGGTATCCCCGATCTTCTCTGTTTGTCATGTGTTTAGTTTAAAGGTTTAGGTTAGAAGAATGTCAGTCACGCAGGAACGAAGAGCAGAATTGATTAAAGAGTATCAGTCTAAAGAAGGGGATACTGGATCTGCTGAAGTGCAGATTGCTGTACTTACAGAACGGATTGTCAATTTAACAGAGCATCTCAGAGCAAACTCCAAGGATCATGCCAGTCGCAGAGGTTTACTACAGATGGTGAGCCGTAGACGGAGCCTGCTTGATTATTTGCACAAGAAGAATGCAGAAAGCTATAGGGAAATTCTGGATCGGTTAAATATCCGAAAATAACTTCGGTGTTCGCTGATCTGTGTCGGTTTGTCGGAAATGAAATTAGGAAATTATTGTGAAAGTAGTTGTTGAATGTGAGGTTGGCGGACAGAAACTGAGTCTTACAACTGGTCAGTTAGCGAAGCAGGCCGCAGGGTCTGTTCTGATTCAATATGGTGAAACCGTTGTATTTGTTGCTGCTGCAACAGGGCCTGGCAGGCCGGGAATTGATTTCTTCCCACTTACGGTTGATTATCGGGAAAGAATCGCCGCCTCAGGCAAATTTCCCGGTGGGTTTTTAAAACGCGAAGGGCGGCCCACAACAAAAGAAATTTTGACGGCACGATTAACGGACCGTCCCATTCGTCCCCTGTTCCCCAAAGGGTTTCATGACGAGCTTCAAATCATGTCGAACGTCATGGCCTGCGATGGCGTCAATGACCCAGACGTGCTTTCCATCAACGCTGCAAGTGCGGCTCTCTGCTTGTCTCCCGTTCCCTTTCAGGGACCAATCGGAGCCGTGCGAGTAGGGAGAATCGGTGGCGAACTGATCTCATTTCCCACACACGAGCAGATTGCTGAAAGTGACTTGGATCTGATTGTGGCGGGTACAGTTGAGTCTGTATTGATGATCGAAGGTTTTGGCGATCAAATTCCTGAAGAGGAAATGGCAACTGCCATCATGTTCGCACACCAAGAACTACAGAAGATTTGCCAATTACAATTGGAACTGCGAGAGAAGGCTGGTATTGAGCCATTCGAATATGAAGCACCTCCGGTAAATCCTTTCATTTCCAAGTTGGATGACGCTATCTACCAACGACTCAGTACTGCCATGCAAAGCACAGTCAAAGCAGAGCGGCGTGAAGGTATTAAAACGGTGCATGAAGAACTGGTGACTCAGTTTTTCCCCGAAGATGCCGAAGAGACTGAAGATGGTTCCACTCGCGGCCAGTTTGAAGAAGCGTTTCACGATCTGGAAGCCAAAGCCGTGCGTGAACTCGCCATGTCGGGACGACGCCTGGATGGTCGTGCTCCCAATGAACTACGTGCTGTTGCTTGCGAAACGGGAAGTTTACCACGTGTGCATGGTTCTGCCCTGTTTACACGTGGCGAAACACAATCGTTGGCAACGGTCACATTGGGAACCTCTCGTGACAAGCAACGCGTTGATGGGTTGTTCGAAGAAGAGTTGCAACGATTCATGTTGCATTACTACTTCCCTTCCTTTTCAGTTGGTGAATGCCGACCGATTAGAGGGCCAGGGCGTCGTGAAATTGGTCATGGTTGTCTGGCAGAACGTTCTGTGGCACCTGTCTTACCTAGCGAAGAAGACTTTCCTTATACCATCCGTGTGATTTCCGATATTCTGGAATCAAATGGAAGTAGTTCCATGGCGTCTGTCTGTTCGGCGACCCTGTCACTCATGGATGCCGGAGTACCTTTACGTCAACCTGTCGCCGGAATCTCAATCGGTCTGGCAACAGAAGGTGACAAATTCCAGATTCTGACGGACATCATTGGTGATGAGGATCATTTCTGTGATATGGACTTTAAAGTCGCTGGAACTCAAAAAGGAATCACAGGAATTCAACTGGATCTTAAAAATGATGGAATCAGTGAAGAAATCATTCGAGCGACTTTAGAGCAGGCTAAACAGGCTCGCTTAGAGTTGTTGAGAACGATGTTAACTGCCATTCGACGGCCGCGAGCAGAGATCTCAAGTTTTGCACCTCGGTTGCATCAAACCAAGATCAATCCTGAAAAAATCGGTTTACTGATTGGCCCCGGTGGAAAAACCATTCGTGCCATCCAGGAAGAAACTGGTGGTACCATTGATATTCAAGACGATGGTACTGTGACGGTCTCCGGAAGCAATGCCTCAGTGGTTGAAAAAGCAATGGCCCACATTGAAGCTCTCACCGAAGAAATTCGGGTGGGTCGTATTTATGATGGTGTGGTCAGCTCAATCAAAGAATTTGGTGCTTTCATCGAGATTGCTCCGGGTAAAGACGGACTATGCCACATCAGTGAACTCTCTGATGGATTTGTCAAATCGGTCAATGATATCTGTAAAATGGGAGACCGTTTGCAGGTGAAGGTGATCGCCGTCGATGATCAAAACCGTGTCAAGCTTTCCCGCAAAGCCGTTCTGGCTGAGCAGGCTGGAGAAAGCAATGGAGATCTTGATTCGGAAGAAAACGAATAACAGTTCTCTTTGATCTGAGACTGAGAAAACTAAAAAGCGATGAAGGAGCTCGATGTGAGATGACTTCATCGTTTTATTTTTATATTTGAGAGTTTGGAATAACTGATATCAGCTGGATTGTGAACAAGAATACCGTTTAATGCAAATGGTTTGAGAATTGAAAGCCGAGATCATCTGCTATGAAAGAGAGTCCGTTAAGCACTCGTGAACGCGAAAAATTTGAGGCGCAGTATTCAGAAATTGCGACACTCGCTGGGGGCTTGGCACATGAAATTAAAAACCCACTTTCGACAATGAGCTTGAATTTAGAGTTGCTTACAGAGGACCTGGATTCACTCGATGTTCCTGCTAAACACCGTATGTTGAAAAAAGTGGAAAGTGTTCAACAGGAATGTAAGCATCTGCAGGAAATTCTCGATGCGTTTTTACAGTTTGCGCGTGTTGGGAAGTTGGCATTAAGTAAAGCGAATCTCAATGATCTGGTCAGTGACTTTATTGATTTTTTCAGACCACAGGCCCGAGAAGCAAATATTGAAATCAGTCCACACTTCGATGCTGATTTACCGACAATTCAAGTCGATAAATCACTCTTAAGGCAAGTGCTGATGAATCTGGCTTTGAATGTAGTTCAAGCAATGCCCGATGGTGGTCTCATTGAATTACAGACCTATCAT
This window encodes:
- the rpsO gene encoding 30S ribosomal protein S15, coding for MSVTQERRAELIKEYQSKEGDTGSAEVQIAVLTERIVNLTEHLRANSKDHASRRGLLQMVSRRRSLLDYLHKKNAESYREILDRLNIRK
- the pnp gene encoding polyribonucleotide nucleotidyltransferase, giving the protein MKVVVECEVGGQKLSLTTGQLAKQAAGSVLIQYGETVVFVAAATGPGRPGIDFFPLTVDYRERIAASGKFPGGFLKREGRPTTKEILTARLTDRPIRPLFPKGFHDELQIMSNVMACDGVNDPDVLSINAASAALCLSPVPFQGPIGAVRVGRIGGELISFPTHEQIAESDLDLIVAGTVESVLMIEGFGDQIPEEEMATAIMFAHQELQKICQLQLELREKAGIEPFEYEAPPVNPFISKLDDAIYQRLSTAMQSTVKAERREGIKTVHEELVTQFFPEDAEETEDGSTRGQFEEAFHDLEAKAVRELAMSGRRLDGRAPNELRAVACETGSLPRVHGSALFTRGETQSLATVTLGTSRDKQRVDGLFEEELQRFMLHYYFPSFSVGECRPIRGPGRREIGHGCLAERSVAPVLPSEEDFPYTIRVISDILESNGSSSMASVCSATLSLMDAGVPLRQPVAGISIGLATEGDKFQILTDIIGDEDHFCDMDFKVAGTQKGITGIQLDLKNDGISEEIIRATLEQAKQARLELLRTMLTAIRRPRAEISSFAPRLHQTKINPEKIGLLIGPGGKTIRAIQEETGGTIDIQDDGTVTVSGSNASVVEKAMAHIEALTEEIRVGRIYDGVVSSIKEFGAFIEIAPGKDGLCHISELSDGFVKSVNDICKMGDRLQVKVIAVDDQNRVKLSRKAVLAEQAGESNGDLDSEENE
- a CDS encoding sensor histidine kinase, which codes for MKESPLSTREREKFEAQYSEIATLAGGLAHEIKNPLSTMSLNLELLTEDLDSLDVPAKHRMLKKVESVQQECKHLQEILDAFLQFARVGKLALSKANLNDLVSDFIDFFRPQAREANIEISPHFDADLPTIQVDKSLLRQVLMNLALNVVQAMPDGGLIELQTYHKDGMVYLDMIDNGKGIDENVKARMFDAFFSTKSGGSGLGLPTVKKIIDTHQGTIECESEPGRGTRFTIAFPVC